A genomic segment from Aspergillus puulaauensis MK2 DNA, chromosome 1, nearly complete sequence encodes:
- a CDS encoding Gfo/Idh/MocA family protein (COG:G,Q;~EggNog:ENOG410PKW7;~InterPro:IPR036291,IPR000683;~PFAM:PF01408;~TransMembrane:1 (i187-208o);~go_function: GO:0016491 - oxidoreductase activity [Evidence IEA]): MAYNLRWGILATGGIAETFVKDLLLNPSKRGVTDVAHTVVAVASSSSKSSADSFVQRLQIPRPCATYGSYKEAVTNPDVQAVYVASPHSHHFQHAMLALEAGKHVLCEKAFTVNAAQAKVLCEVAQKKGLFLMEAVWTRYFPLSIQVRELVQSGAVGEVLRVVSDLSIGADPETAWKSDHRMVNKDLAGGALLDLGVYALTWVFQILYHTLPRAQRRAPSQITSHMSKYPGTGSDEEATMLLTFPTTTPSALPKRTSHAVAMTAFRVATDPDNRGSAGPSIQIHGTKGHILIFGPAYRPERYRVVPKAEPGQTATFQDVHVPIPGDARGMFWEADEVARCVRDGKPESDTLPWEESIVIMEVMDQVRQQGGLVYPESIESTTYPLDL, translated from the exons ATGGCTTACAATCTTCGATGGGGGATCCTCG CTACCGGAGGAATCGCAGAAA CCTTTGTAAAGGATCTGCTGTTGAACCCAAGTAAGAGAGGAGTTACAGACGTTGCTCACACTGTGGTCGCTgtcgcatcctcctcctccaagtcTTCAGCGGACTCATTCGTCCAAAGACTCCAGATTCCCAGACCATGCGCGACATACGGATCTTACAAAGAGGCCGTTACCAACCCCGACGTCCAAGCAGTCTATGTGGCCAGTCCTCACTCGCACCACTTTCAACACGCTATGCTTGCCTTGGAAGCTGGTAAGCATGTTCTTTGTGAAAAGGCCTTCACCGTAAACGCAGCCCAGGCCAAGGTCTTATGTGAAGTTGCCCAGAAGAAAGGCCTTTTCCTGATGGAAGCTGTCTGGACCCGGTACTTCCCACTCAGCATTCAGGTCCGAGAGCTCGTGCAATCCGGAGCTGTCGGGGAGGTTCTGCGTGTGGTCTCTGACCTGAGCATTGGAGCTGATCCTGAGACGGCTTGGAAGAGCGACCATCGCATGGTGAATAAGGATTTGGCGGGTGGTGCCCTCCTCGACT TGGGTGTTTATGCTCTTACCTGGGTCTTCCAAATTCTTTACCACACCCTGCCTCGTGCTCAGCGTAGAGCCCCATCTCAGATTACCTCTCACATGTCCAAATATCCTGGGACTGGATCAGACGAGGAGGCAACAATGCTCTTAACATTCCCAACGACAACACCGTCCGCACTCCCCAAACGCACCTCGCACGCCGTGGCAATGACGGCCTTTCGAGTTGCAACCGACCCAGACAACCGCGGTTCTGCTGGTCCCTCCATTCAGATCCACGGAACCAAGGGCCATATCTTAATATTTGGGCCTGCCTATCGCCCGGAGAGATACCGGGTTGTACCAAAGGCCGAGCCAGGTCAGACCGCAACTTTCCAAGACGTCCATGTCCCTATTCCCGGAGATGCGCGGGGCATGTTCTGGGAGGCCGACGAAGTTGCCCGTTGTGTGCGTGACGGGAAGCCTGAAAGTGATACACTTCCTTGGGAGGAGAGTATTGTTATCATGGAAGTTATGGACCAGGTCCGTCAACAGGGGGGGTTGGTGTATCCAGAGAGCATCGAATCGACAACCTACCCGCTGGATCTCTGA